One segment of Pseudarthrobacter defluvii DNA contains the following:
- a CDS encoding AAA family ATPase: protein MIIVVGSEKGGVGKSTVVTNLAVELAKRGMRIAVVDGDRQRSTARWAVDREEAGHEPRIFVVEKLGSLHETLRELDTSYDVVLVDVAGKDSKEMRTAMTAAHQLLILTQSSQFDLDTLATVDRLIETARDFNPSLRVRGALTRVSTNAFESESGDARDYLSDYPSIEPLRTVLYERKAYRDVVGEGLGVVEWKNPKAAREIRGLVEELMG from the coding sequence ATGATCATTGTTGTGGGTAGCGAAAAGGGCGGCGTCGGCAAGTCCACGGTTGTAACCAACCTTGCTGTTGAGCTGGCGAAGCGGGGGATGCGCATAGCGGTCGTGGACGGCGACCGGCAGCGGTCCACTGCTCGTTGGGCAGTAGACCGCGAAGAGGCCGGGCATGAACCTCGCATCTTTGTAGTGGAGAAACTTGGGAGCCTGCACGAGACGCTGCGTGAACTGGATACGAGCTATGACGTTGTCCTTGTCGATGTGGCAGGGAAGGACAGCAAGGAGATGCGCACAGCCATGACTGCGGCCCACCAGTTGTTGATCCTGACGCAATCGAGTCAATTTGATCTCGATACACTCGCGACTGTCGATAGGTTGATTGAAACTGCCCGTGACTTCAATCCCTCCCTTCGAGTCAGAGGGGCTCTTACACGGGTATCAACCAACGCGTTCGAATCTGAAAGTGGCGACGCCAGGGATTACCTTTCCGACTATCCGAGTATCGAACCACTGCGAACCGTTCTGTATGAGCGCAAGGCTTATCGAGACGTGGTGGGGGAGGGGCTCGGAGTTGTTGAGTGGAAGAACCCTAAGGCGGCGAGGGAAATCCGTGGGCTGGTAGAGGAGTTGATGGGGTAG
- a CDS encoding MinD/ParA family ATP-binding protein produces MMETQALDFPKINAVLRTNGTGEVTINGTSHAIEAADEAAVLSDALRIITETAAQLGRPVRVSTTDPDGQGLIIVSPEGVVSEAAPIKPTPRREQDPLPDTAAPSPETAKATTKAAPAPTPASVPDASPAEEVPAQAVDAAPVTFGAAVTPAAAQGPAPAAKAAAAEPATRRSLKDTSFLISAPVLQPATRGWRGVLSRLGFRMDPSPEELAEREDIRTVSQHWPGPRTVAVVNRKGGANKTPTVVMLSAILARYSGAATVAWDNNESQGTLGWRTEQGGHNNSVLDLIDSSKALLSPSAQAAEIAQFVHHQTSDKFDVLRSDENEEGDHEVTAEEVDIAHQVLTRYYRLIVMDSGNTARAANWRRMIHHTNQLVVPVTAIEDRAEAARLTLQTLESRGGHDAELARNAVVIVSESTDAKRSMSGDALKRAKDEARRIADGFAPHVRAVVRIPYDPALVNGPIRYDALQPATQRAWLAAAAAVAKGF; encoded by the coding sequence ATGATGGAAACACAAGCACTCGACTTCCCCAAGATCAACGCCGTTCTACGCACCAACGGAACCGGCGAAGTCACCATCAACGGAACCTCCCACGCTATCGAGGCCGCCGACGAAGCCGCCGTCCTTAGCGATGCATTACGAATCATCACCGAAACCGCGGCTCAGCTCGGCCGACCCGTCCGCGTCAGCACCACCGACCCGGACGGGCAGGGCCTCATCATCGTCTCCCCCGAAGGCGTCGTCAGCGAGGCCGCACCGATCAAGCCCACCCCGCGGCGGGAGCAGGACCCTCTGCCGGACACAGCAGCCCCTTCGCCCGAGACGGCCAAGGCCACGACCAAGGCCGCGCCGGCTCCCACGCCAGCTTCGGTCCCCGATGCCTCTCCGGCCGAAGAAGTACCGGCACAAGCTGTCGACGCTGCGCCGGTGACCTTCGGTGCAGCCGTCACGCCCGCGGCCGCCCAGGGGCCCGCACCGGCCGCCAAAGCAGCCGCTGCGGAGCCTGCCACCCGGCGCAGCCTCAAAGACACCTCATTCCTCATCAGCGCGCCCGTGCTCCAGCCGGCCACGCGCGGCTGGCGCGGCGTTCTCAGCCGCCTGGGCTTCCGGATGGACCCCTCACCCGAAGAGTTGGCCGAACGCGAAGACATCCGCACAGTGAGCCAGCACTGGCCCGGCCCCCGCACCGTCGCTGTCGTCAACCGCAAAGGCGGAGCGAACAAAACCCCCACCGTCGTCATGCTCAGTGCGATCCTGGCCCGCTACAGCGGCGCAGCGACCGTGGCCTGGGACAACAACGAATCCCAAGGCACTCTCGGCTGGCGCACCGAACAGGGCGGCCATAACAACAGCGTCCTGGATCTCATCGACTCATCAAAGGCGCTGCTCTCCCCCAGCGCCCAAGCCGCCGAAATCGCCCAGTTCGTCCACCACCAGACGTCCGACAAGTTCGACGTCCTGCGCTCAGACGAGAACGAGGAGGGCGACCATGAAGTGACCGCAGAGGAGGTGGATATCGCCCACCAGGTACTCACCCGCTACTACCGGCTCATCGTCATGGACTCCGGAAACACGGCCCGCGCGGCCAACTGGCGGCGAATGATCCACCACACCAACCAGCTCGTGGTCCCCGTGACAGCCATCGAAGACCGCGCCGAGGCCGCGCGCCTGACCCTCCAAACGCTGGAATCCCGCGGCGGACACGATGCCGAGCTGGCCCGCAACGCCGTCGTCATCGTGTCCGAGTCCACCGACGCCAAACGCAGCATGAGCGGCGATGCGCTCAAGCGCGCCAAGGATGAAGCCCGGCGGATCGCAGACGGCTTCGCCCCCCATGTACGAGCCGTAGTCCGAATCCCCTACGACCCCGCCCTGGTCAACGGCCCCATCCGCTACGACGCCCTCCAACCCGCCACCCAACGCGCGTGGCTCGCCGCAGCCGCCGCGGTGGCCAAAGGCTTCTGA